A stretch of the Notamacropus eugenii isolate mMacEug1 chromosome 2, mMacEug1.pri_v2, whole genome shotgun sequence genome encodes the following:
- the LOC140525999 gene encoding probable E3 ubiquitin-protein ligase makorin-1 isoform X2: MAHASGGSSQTGSNDSPRPRCRYFARGFCQQGQNCSFSHDRQSLPVCRYFQQGFCFRGNDCRYQHSQVPSSSECTTEPLLPLPEPRLELGSASELATLHSVPEELSPSCTQHGRGSGIKHLHTTEAADSTFSDSLDIPLGNLNLNSTLEPGPQPDPQPAPHPDSSPDQNVFRLPRTPTPDIMENSQDVVCGICMEKVWDKHPADRFFAILPSCSHAYCVSCLRTWRQSRGNCPQNIIKACPECRVRSNYFVPYKFWVSKGPEKEQLIRNFTDRTSQIHCKFFMQGRGHCPFQSDCIYLHQFPESCMKNRDSILTLSEPSDNSDDEDEEEIYFFDHTISLSITRKKIIYSKSSDSDDSLWGL, from the exons ATGGCTCATGCTAGTGGTGGCAGTAGCCAAACAGGCAGCAATGACAGTCCTCGTCCTCGGTGCAG GTATTTTGCCAGAGGATTCTGCCAGCAAGGACAGAATTGCTCCTTTTCTCATGACAGACAGTCACTGCCAGTCTGCAGATACTTTCAGCAGGGGTTCTGTTTTCGTGGAAATGATTGCAG GTATCAGCACTCCCAGGTTCCAAGCTCCTCAGAATGCACCACAGAGCCTCTCCTGCCCCTGCCAGAGCCAAGGCTGGAGCTGGGGTCAGCCTCTGAGCTGGCCACTCTTCATTCAGTGCCTGAGGAGCTTAGCCCATCATGTACCCAACATGGCAGGGGATCTGGCATAAAACATCTGCACACAACGGAGGCAGCTGACAGTACTTTCTCTGATAGTCTGGACATACCAT TAGGTAATCTAAATCTTAATTCCACCCTGGAGCCTGGTCCCCAGCCCGATCCCCAGCCAGCACCACATCCTGACTCTTCCCCAGATCAGAATGTTTTCAGGCTCCCAAGGACTCCGACTCCAGATATAATG GAGAACAGCCAGGATGTGGTGTGCGGCATCTGTATGGAGAAGGTTTGGGACAAACATCCGGCGGACCGTTTCTTTGCCATTCTGCCCAGCTGTTCCCATGCCTACTGCGTGAGCTGTCTCCGTACCTGGCGCCAGAGCAGGGGAAATTGCCCTCAAAATATCATCAA GGCCTGTCCAGAGTGCAGAGTGCGCTCCAACTATTTTGTCCCCTATAAGTTCTGGGTAAGCAAGGGGCCTGAGAAGGAACAGCTCATCAGGAACTTTACGGACCGAACAAG CCAGATCCACTGTAAGTTTTTCATGCAAGGAAGAGGCCACTGTCCTTTCCAATCTGACTGCATCTACCTGCACCAGTTCCCTGAGTCCTGCATGAAGAACAGGGATTCT ATTCTGACTCTTAGTGAACCATCAGACAACTcagatgatgaagatgaggaagaaatctATTTCTTTGACCATACCATCAGCTTGTCCataacaaggaagaaaataatctattccaaatccagtgattcTGATGACTCCTTGTGGGGGTTGTAA
- the LOC140525999 gene encoding probable E3 ubiquitin-protein ligase makorin-1 isoform X3, translated as MAHASGGSSQTGSNDSPRPRCRYFARGFCQQGQNCSFSHDRQSLPVCRYFQQGFCFRGNDCRYQHSQVPSSSECTTEPLLPLPEPRLELGSASELATLHSVPEELSPSCTQHGRGSGIKHLHTTEAADSTFSDSLDIPLGNLNLNSTLEPGPQPDPQPAPHPDSSPDQNVFRLPRTPTPDIMENSQDVVCGICMEKVWDKHPADRFFAILPSCSHAYCVSCLRTWRQSRGNCPQNIIKACPECRVRSNYFVPYKFWVSKGPEKEQLIRNFTDRTSQIHCKFFMQGRGHCPFQSDCIYLHQFPESCMKNRDSSPPPDSDS; from the exons ATGGCTCATGCTAGTGGTGGCAGTAGCCAAACAGGCAGCAATGACAGTCCTCGTCCTCGGTGCAG GTATTTTGCCAGAGGATTCTGCCAGCAAGGACAGAATTGCTCCTTTTCTCATGACAGACAGTCACTGCCAGTCTGCAGATACTTTCAGCAGGGGTTCTGTTTTCGTGGAAATGATTGCAG GTATCAGCACTCCCAGGTTCCAAGCTCCTCAGAATGCACCACAGAGCCTCTCCTGCCCCTGCCAGAGCCAAGGCTGGAGCTGGGGTCAGCCTCTGAGCTGGCCACTCTTCATTCAGTGCCTGAGGAGCTTAGCCCATCATGTACCCAACATGGCAGGGGATCTGGCATAAAACATCTGCACACAACGGAGGCAGCTGACAGTACTTTCTCTGATAGTCTGGACATACCAT TAGGTAATCTAAATCTTAATTCCACCCTGGAGCCTGGTCCCCAGCCCGATCCCCAGCCAGCACCACATCCTGACTCTTCCCCAGATCAGAATGTTTTCAGGCTCCCAAGGACTCCGACTCCAGATATAATG GAGAACAGCCAGGATGTGGTGTGCGGCATCTGTATGGAGAAGGTTTGGGACAAACATCCGGCGGACCGTTTCTTTGCCATTCTGCCCAGCTGTTCCCATGCCTACTGCGTGAGCTGTCTCCGTACCTGGCGCCAGAGCAGGGGAAATTGCCCTCAAAATATCATCAA GGCCTGTCCAGAGTGCAGAGTGCGCTCCAACTATTTTGTCCCCTATAAGTTCTGGGTAAGCAAGGGGCCTGAGAAGGAACAGCTCATCAGGAACTTTACGGACCGAACAAG CCAGATCCACTGTAAGTTTTTCATGCAAGGAAGAGGCCACTGTCCTTTCCAATCTGACTGCATCTACCTGCACCAGTTCCCTGAGTCCTGCATGAAGAACAGGGATTCT TCTCCTCCCCCAGATTCTGACTCTTAG
- the LOC140525999 gene encoding uncharacterized protein isoform X1: MAHASGGSSQTGSNDSPRPRCRYFARGFCQQGQNCSFSHDRQSLPVCRYFQQGFCFRGNDCRYQHSQVPSSSECTTEPLLPLPEPRLELGSASELATLHSVPEELSPSCTQHGRGSGIKHLHTTEAADSTFSDSLDIPLGNLNLNSTLEPGPQPDPQPAPHPDSSPDQNVFRLPRTPTPDIMENSQDVVCGICMEKVWDKHPADRFFAILPSCSHAYCVSCLRTWRQSRGNCPQNIIKACPECRVRSNYFVPYKFWVSKGPEKEQLIRNFTDRTSQIHCKFFMQGRGHCPFQSDCIYLHQFPESCMKNRDSFSLLPQILTLSEPSDNSDDEDEEEIYFFDHTISLSITRKKIIYSKSSDSDDSLWGL; this comes from the exons ATGGCTCATGCTAGTGGTGGCAGTAGCCAAACAGGCAGCAATGACAGTCCTCGTCCTCGGTGCAG GTATTTTGCCAGAGGATTCTGCCAGCAAGGACAGAATTGCTCCTTTTCTCATGACAGACAGTCACTGCCAGTCTGCAGATACTTTCAGCAGGGGTTCTGTTTTCGTGGAAATGATTGCAG GTATCAGCACTCCCAGGTTCCAAGCTCCTCAGAATGCACCACAGAGCCTCTCCTGCCCCTGCCAGAGCCAAGGCTGGAGCTGGGGTCAGCCTCTGAGCTGGCCACTCTTCATTCAGTGCCTGAGGAGCTTAGCCCATCATGTACCCAACATGGCAGGGGATCTGGCATAAAACATCTGCACACAACGGAGGCAGCTGACAGTACTTTCTCTGATAGTCTGGACATACCAT TAGGTAATCTAAATCTTAATTCCACCCTGGAGCCTGGTCCCCAGCCCGATCCCCAGCCAGCACCACATCCTGACTCTTCCCCAGATCAGAATGTTTTCAGGCTCCCAAGGACTCCGACTCCAGATATAATG GAGAACAGCCAGGATGTGGTGTGCGGCATCTGTATGGAGAAGGTTTGGGACAAACATCCGGCGGACCGTTTCTTTGCCATTCTGCCCAGCTGTTCCCATGCCTACTGCGTGAGCTGTCTCCGTACCTGGCGCCAGAGCAGGGGAAATTGCCCTCAAAATATCATCAA GGCCTGTCCAGAGTGCAGAGTGCGCTCCAACTATTTTGTCCCCTATAAGTTCTGGGTAAGCAAGGGGCCTGAGAAGGAACAGCTCATCAGGAACTTTACGGACCGAACAAG CCAGATCCACTGTAAGTTTTTCATGCAAGGAAGAGGCCACTGTCCTTTCCAATCTGACTGCATCTACCTGCACCAGTTCCCTGAGTCCTGCATGAAGAACAGGGATTCT TTCAGTCTCCTCCCCCAGATTCTGACTCTTAGTGAACCATCAGACAACTcagatgatgaagatgaggaagaaatctATTTCTTTGACCATACCATCAGCTTGTCCataacaaggaagaaaataatctattccaaatccagtgattcTGATGACTCCTTGTGGGGGTTGTAA